The nucleotide sequence CGTATGAAATAGCCTTTAAAAAAGATACTATCCTCGATCTAGCAATAGATTATATTAAGGTAGACCAAGAATTTGATTATTATAAAGAAGATAGTTTGCAAACACATGTGTCTTCCATTTCAAACCTTAGTTTTTTTGAATACTACACACCAACATCGCGAAGAAAATTAGGAAGACAATTTAGAAGAAAAGCTAGTGATTGGGATAATCTAAATGAAATAGGGTATAATAAAAAGTTTTGGGAAGATAACCCCATAGTAAAACGAACTCCAGTAGAACAAGAAGTCATCGCTTCTTTCGAAAAAGATAATGCTTTTGGATCAATATTTTTAAATAGCAAAGAACAAATTGCCTTGTTACAAACAAATATTGCAGGTGACCCTTTTATAAAAGAATTAAGTAAAAACCTAAATGAGTATAATAATTATAATCCGATAGAGAAAGTATACTTACATACAGATAAAGAGCTATTTTCAATGAGTGAGGAGTTATGGTATAGTGCTTATTGTACTTTAGGAGCTAATTATAATTATTCGTTAGCAAGCAAAGTTTTATATGTAAGTTTAATGAATTCAGATAATGAAATTGTTACGTTTCAAACTCAAGAACTTATTGAAGGAAAGGGGAAAGGATCTATAACTATTCCTGAAAACATAAAACCTGGACTATATCAATTAATTGCATCTACGAATTGGATGCGTAATTTTGATGAAGATTTCTTTTTTAGAAAGATTGTCAGCATAGTTGATAATGAGCACTTTAATAAAGAAGAGGTGAAAACTGATGATAAAATTGATTTGCAATTTTTTCCTGAAGGAGGAGATCTTATTAACGGTCTAAATAGCTTAGTTGCATTTAAAGCAATAGGAAATGACGGTATAAATAAAGCAGTTAAAGGTAAAGTGTTAAATGCTAAAGGAGATGTTATAACTTTTATAAATACTATAGATAATACTGCTGGAACAGGATTTTTTTATTTTACCCCTAAAATAGGTGAGACTTATGTTGCAGAATTAAAAGATGGTTCTAGATATCCACTTCCAGAGATAAAAAATGAAGGCTATAGTTTGACGATTAATAATTCGAGTTCTAGAAGAAGTATTATTGTAAAAATCCAAGCGAGTGAACAATTAAGAAACAAGAAATTTTATGTTATTGGATCTATACAGAATAAAAAATACTATCAAGGTCGATTTGAATTTGCAGATGCTGCTTTTGTAAATTTTGAAATCCCCAAAAACAAACTACCTAGCGGTGTTATGACACTTACCCTTTTTGATGAAAATGGGAAACCTTGGAATGAACGAGCACTATTTATTAATAATCAAGAAGAATTAGTAATAACTGCAGAACTTAACAAAAATAAGTTTGAATTTAGAGATAAGATTGAATTGGATATTAATGTTACAGATACAGATGGTAGACCAGTATCTACAAATTTGTCCTTAGCAATAACAGATAAAAATAAGATATTAAAAAATGCAAATACCTCAAATATACTAACTCAATTATTATTAGAATCAGAGGTAAAAGGATATATAGAATCTCCTGCACTTTATTTTAAAGATCAAAAACGTTCTACAAGAGCTAAATTAGATTTGATAATGTTAACTCATGGATGGAGACGTTTTAACTGGAGAGATTTAGAAAATCAAAAATTTAATAGTGCTAAAAAACACCCATTTACTAAAGGATTGAGTATTTCAGGAATTGCTAAAACTCTAAATAATAAACCGTTAATTGCTACAACATTAAAAGTAGTCGCTAAGTCAAAAGATGCTTTTGGAATGTATCCTGTAAAAACAGATGAGAATGGAAGGTTTAAAATAGATAATTTTAATCACACAGATTCTACAAAAGTTGTATTTAATGCTTATACAGATAAGGGTACTCCAATTGATATTAAAACAATCTTGGATGAACAAAAACCAGATATAACTTTTTCTAAATTGAGTTTTGGGAATTCTAAAACGAATGGAGATTTTAAGCATAATCAGGATTATTTTGAATCATCAAAACTGAGAAGAGAAACAGATTCACTATTTGATTTAAAGTATGATTTTAATAAAATTACTAACCTAGATGAGGTATTGTTAGAAGCAGAAGCTACTAAAAAATCATCTAATGCAGCACCCTCGGTATATGGTGTAGAGCCTGATGTTACAATTTATTCTAAAGGAAAAGAGTTTACAAGTTTTATACAATTATTAATAGGGGTCTCGGGTATTAATGTTGTGGGTTCAGGTAGAAGTGCTGCTGTTAGTATTAGAGGAGCAGGAAACCCTTTATGGGTTGTAGACGGAATTCCCATTGAATCCTCAGGAGTAACTGCAGGACCAGCACTAGTAGAAGGAGGAGGTGGACCAGAAGGGAATGCGCAAAGCACAGGAGCTCAGCTTGCATCTCCATCTGCAGCAACAGCTACTTCTATACCTTCAGATTTAGCAACGTTAAGCTCAAGAGATGTAGAACGAATAGAAGTACTTAAAGGAGCATCTGCTGCTATTTATGGACTGCGTGGAGGTAATGGTGTGATTCTTATTTATACTAAAAGAGGTGGAGTGATATATGACGATGTACTTTCACCAGAGTTTACGATCATGGGTTATTCAGGGGGAAAGGAGTTTTACTCACCCAAGTATGATGCAAAAAAAGAAGAACATATAAAACCAGATTATCGTACAACATTGTATTGGAATCCATCTATTATTACAGATAAAAACGGAAAAGCATCCATTACTTTTTTTAATTCAGACTTTACAGAAAACTTTCAAATAGATATTCAAGGTTTATCAGAATATGGTATTCCAGGAGCTTATTTAAAGGCCTTTGGTAAAAGAGAAAATAATTAATTATAAAATTTAGATTATGAAGTATTGTTTTAAATATTCTCGAATAAATATAAAAACTAAAACTATGTTTATAACAATTGTTTTTGTGTTTATCGCATTAGTAGTTCGCTCACAAGATATAGATAGTAAAGTAGTTATATCTCAGGAACAAGTAGAAGCTTCAGTTGTAGAGGCATTAGGAGAGAATTTAAAACGATATAATGAGAACAATACTATAGAGAAAGTATACATACATACAGATAAAGATTTGTTTTTACCAGGCGAAGATTTATGGTATAGTGGTTATACAGTTTTAGGATCTAATTATAAATATTCTAATAGTAAAGTATTATATGTAGATTTAATTAATTTTAGAGGTGATGTGATACTATCACAGACTCGGGAAATATTAGAAGGAAGAAGTTCAGGATCTATAGAACTTCCTAAAAATATATTGCCAGGAGATTATCAATTACGTGCTTATACGAGTTGGATGCGTAATTTTGATGCTAATTTCTTTTTCACAAAACGAATAAAAGTATTAGCGAGCGATTATAGAGAAGGTGTTTCTGATTTAGCGACTAAAAATAGAGCTATAGACGTCCAATTTTTCCCAGAAGGAGGCGATTTGGTAGAAGGGATTAACAGTTTGGTAGCATTTAAAGCTATTGGAGGAGATGGATTGTCAAGAGAAATTAATGGTAAAGTACTAAACTCAAAAGGGAAAGCAGTAGCGTTTATAAGATCGATACATAAGGGGGCTGGTTTTTTTAACTTAAAACCTGAATCAAGAGAGACATATACTGCAGAATTATCTAACGGATCAAAATATGTACTACAAACACCTAGAAAGGAAGGCTATGTAATCACTGTAGATAATGCAGATGCATCTAATTTATTTGTTAGAGTTGAAGCTAGTGAATCGTTAAAGAATAAACCGTTTTATTTATTTTTAGGACAATTACAAACACAGAATTATTATCAAGGGAAATTTAAGTTTAGAAGAGATCCTTACATAAACATTGTAATACCTAAAAAGAACTTACCGAGTGGAGTAATCACGATGACACTTTTAGATGAGGATAAAAAACCATTAAATGAACGCTCATTATTTATTAATAAAGAAGAAGAGTTAGTAATACAAACGCAATTAAACAAGTCAGTATTTCAATCTAGAGATGAGATAGTATTAGATATAAGTGTTACTGATAAACAAGGAATGCCAGTATCAACAGATTTATTGTTAGCAATTACAGATTTAGATAAAGTAGAAAAGAGCATTAATACTAAAAACATATTAACCCATTTATTATTAGAGTCTGATATAAAAGGACATATAGAAGATCCTGGTTTTTATTTTAAAGATAAAAGTATAACGACAAGGACTAAGTTAGATTTGATAATGCTTACTCATGGATGGCGACGTTTTAATTGGAAAGATATAAATGATAAAGATCAGGATACGTTAAAAATCTTTAATGTAGAAAGAGGAAAGACTATAGCAGGAACAGCGATGTGGACAGATCGGCAACCGTTTAAGAACAGAAATCTTGATTTGGTGGTAAAAGAGAAGGATGGCTTTGCTCAATATAGTTTAAAAACGGATGAAGAAGGGAGATTTAAGATAGATAACTTTAATCATACAGATTCTATTAAACTAGTATTTAATACTAAGAGAAAAAATGATGAGTTAATACGAATACTAATTGATTTGGATGAGATAGAAATACCTAAATTCCCTGAAGCAAATTTTAGATTATACCAAAATGATATATATAGAGAACCTTATCGAGATTATATTGAAAATGCAATATTACAAATAGAGACAGATTCGTTATTTGATTTAAGGTTTAACTCAAAAGAGACAACTCGATTAGATAAAGTAGATCTGGAAGCAGAGATAGAAAGGAAAGGTAATGGAGAGCATCCGAACTCTGCACCATCAACATTTGGGATAGACCCTGATAAAGTAGTGTATACAAAAGGGAAAGAGTTTCAGAGTCTTGGCGTGTTACTAAGTGGAGTTGGGGGCCTTTCAGTAGTTCCTGGAAATCCACCGAGTGTTTCAATAAGAAGATTTGGAGGATCTCCTTTATGGGTTCTTGATGGAGCACCAATTAATGCTACTGGAAATGGCATTCCTCTAGAAATTGCTAATTTAAATGGTTTTGTAATAGAGCGAATAGAAATTGCTAAGAGTGCATCCAACTTGGCTCTTTTTGGATTACGTGGAGGTAATGGTGTTATTTTGGTGTATACAAAAAGAGGAGATGGGAGAGTTCGAAAAGTAGTATCTCCAGAATTTACATTAGCAGGCTATTCAGGGGCAAAAGAGTTTTACTCACCCAAGTATGATGTAAAAAAAGAAGAACATATAAAACCAGACTATCGTACAACATTATATTGGAACCCATCCATTACTACAGATAAAAATGGAAAAGCATCCGTTACCTTTTTTAATTCAGACATTACAGAAAATATTCAGATTGATATTCAGGGTTTATCGGAAAATGGTATTCTAGGAACATATTTAAAGGCTTTTGGTAAAACAGATGAAAATAAATAAATTATTATTATTAGAAGGAACAATTATTTTTTTTAAAACAATTATTGATGAAAGAACAAATTAAACTTCATGAGAATATATTGACGGTAGGCTTCATCTTATTATTTATGATTATAGGTATTTCAGAAGTACTTGGTCAATCAGATATAAAAGAAAATAAGCCTCTAATAAATAAAGGTCAAATAGAGTTTATAAGTGAGAATTTAAAAGAATATAATAATCGAAATGTAATAGAGAAAGTGTATTTACATACAGATAAGAATATGTATACACCAGGTCAAAAATTATGGTATAGCGGATATACAGTATTAGGCGCTAATCATAAAGAGACTACTTTTAGTAAAGTACTTTATATCGATTTAATCAATTCAAACAGTGAAGTTGTTATTTCTCAGATCCAAGAAATTGATAAAGGTAAAAGTATTGGTTCTATTGTAATTCCTGAAGATCTAATATCAGGAGACTATCAATTACGCGCATATACTAATTGGATGCGAAATTATGACTCAGAGTTTTTTTTTACTAAGCAAGTTAAAATATTAAATACCGCTTTTACAGATATAGTTGATGTGAATGCAATAAAAACAGCAAATACTATTGATTTACAGTTTTTCCCAGAAGGAGGTGATTTGGTAGAAGGACTAAGTAGCTTAGTAGCATTTAAAGCTATAGGGTCAGATGGTCTATCTAGAGAAATCAATGGAAAAATATTAAACTCAAAAGGAGAAGTTATATCAATTATAAAATCAATACATAAAGGCTCAGGGTTTTTTTATTTAAAACCAAATAAAGAAGAATATTACTATGCAGAGTTAAATAATGGTATTAAATATGAGTTGCCAAAAGCTAAGAAAGAAGGTTATGTAATAACTGTAAATAATACTAGCCCATCAGAATTGTTAGTAAGAGTTCAGGCAAGTAAATTTTTAAGAGATAATCCGTTTAGTTTATTTATAGGACAATTACAAAAGCAGAAGTTTTATCAAGGAGAATTTAATTTTTCAGAAAAACCTTATATAGAAATAAAAATTTCTAAGAAAGGCCTTCCAAGTGGAGTAACAACGATAACACTTTTTGATAAAAAAAATAGACCAATGAGTGAGCGTTCATTATTTATAGATAATGAGAAAGAATTAATAGTAACAACTCAGATTAGCAAAGAAGAATTTAATACAAGAGATCAAATTGATTTAGAAATAAGTGTAACCGATGCAGAAGGACAACCAATATCTGCAGATTTATCGTTAGCAATAACAGATTCAGAAAAAGCTAGAAAAGATACTTATGCTTCAAATATTTTAACACAATTGTTATTAGAGTCTGATTTAAAAGGTTATATCGAAGCTCCATCATTTTATTTTAAAAATAAAGATTTTACTACCAAAAGTAAATTAGATTTATTAATGTTAACTCATGGTTGGAGACGATTTAATTGGGAAGATATTTATAAAAAAAATAAGGATACAATAAAAGCATTTAATTTTGAAGAAGGATTGGTATTATCAGGTATTGCAAAATGGAGAAATAATAACTTATTAAAGGAAGAAGAAATAGAAATATTGGTTAGAGATAAAGATGGCTTTACTCAATATAATACAAAAACTGATAATGAAGGACAATTTAAGATAACAAACTTTAATCATGTTGATACAGTAGATGTTGTACTTAATTCCAGAAATAAAAAAGGAAATCTTAGAAGTGTGCGAGTATATTTAAATGAAAGAAAACAATTAAATGTGCCAGAGTCAAGTTTTAGAATTAGTAAAAAAAGCGAAGAAAATAAAAATAAACTTTATATTATAAATTCTAAACTACAAAAAGAAGCAGATTCAATATTCGATTTGCAGTTTAATTCAAAAAAAGTAACTGTTTTAGATAAAGTAGTATTAGAGACAGAAATAGATAAAGATGAAAAAAGTAACCCTAATGCATTATCATCAACATTTGGTATACAGCCTGATGCAGTAGTATATACAGAAGGAAAAGAGTTTCAAAGTTTTGGCACATTACTAAGTAGAGTTGGAGGGCTAACGGTTGGTACTGGAAATCAACCAAGTGTTACTCTGAGGAGAGCAACAGGAAGCTCTGTTAATGGAGGAACTGATTTGTTATGGGTTCTTGATGGAGTTCCTATTGCCAACAGTAGTATTGTGCCTATAGAAATTGCCAATTTAAGTAATTTTGAAATAGAACGAATTGAAATCGCCAAGAGTGCCTCCAATTTGGCTATTTTTGGTTCAAGGAGTGCAAACGGAGCGATTTTAATTTATACAAGAAGAGGAGATGGGAGAGTTCGTAAACTGGTCTCGCCAGAATTTAGGATAGCAGGTTATCCTTTTTCAAAAGAATTTTATGCTCCAAAGTATAATGTTAAAAAAGAAGAACATATAAAACCAGATTATCGTACAACACTATATTGGAATCCAAATTTAAAAACAAATAAAAATGGAAAAGCGATAGTTACTTTTTTTAATTCGGATGTAACAAACCAAATACAAATAGACATACAAGGGGTTTCAGAAGGTATTTTAGGAACTTATTTGGAGATTTTTGGAGAGGAAGATTAATGAAAAAAGGATTATTAAAGTTTAAAATAATATTTGTATTAGCTCTGCTTTGGAGTTCAATGAGTGATGCTACTATTTTATTTAAAGAAGACATCAAAATAACCTTAGATTTAAAACAAGTAGCAATTTTAGAAGTTCTATCAGAAATAGAAAGAATAACAGAATTCACTTTTTTTTATAAAAATGAAGATGTTAATCTAAACACAATAGTTACCATAAAACTTAGTGAAACTCCTATAAATTTAGCCTTAGCAGAACTTTTTAAAGAAAAGCCTATAACATTTAAAATTATAAAGAATCAAATTGTTCTTAAAAAGAAAAATTTACATGACAACCATAATCAAGAATTACAGATTTTATGTAAAGTAATTGATTATAAAACTAAAACCCCTTTATCATTTGCTACAATACGTGTTAAAAACACTTCATTAGGAGTTATTGCTGATGATAAAGGACAGTTTAGGGTGCCTTATAAATACAAGCAAAATAATGATACTATTATTATCAGTTCTATAGGTTATAAAACTAAAGAAATAGCAGTAAATAATTTAAAAGATAGAGAAACAAACATTATAGGTATAGAAACTAAAATAGAAACCTTAGCCGAAGTAGATTTAGAGAACAATAAAAAACGCTTATCTATAAAACAAATTGTAGAAAAAGCAATAGAGAGTATTTCAGATAATTATCCAAGTAATCCAAATTCATACGTAGGTTATTATAGAGATTATAAACTTATAGATGATGAGTATTTTAATCTTAACGAATGCCTCGTAGAAGTTTTTGATGGAGGGTTACAAACACATAAATTTAGTGACCCTAATAATCAAGCTGTATTATATAATTTCCATGTAAATGAAAACTTTAAAAGAGATGAATATTTAGAAACACCATACGATAATAAAAGAAAAAAGTTTATAAAAGGTGCAATATTATCTCCTTTAGGAGGTAATGAATTATCTATTTTGAATGCTCATAATCCAATAAGAAACCATAATGATTTTTCATTTTCATTTATGGATATTTTTAAAAAAGATTTTGTTAGTAATCATAGCTTTAAATTTTTAAAACGAACTTCATTAAATGATACACCCATCTATGAGATACAATTTGAAGCATTAAGAACTGTCACAGAAGATAATTATAAAATTTCGGGGAAATTATTTATAGAGACAACTAATTTTTCAATCCACAAAATAGAATATGAAGTCCTAGAGGTTGAATTGGAAATTATAAATCCACATACTGCTAAACCTGATGATCTAGATATAATTAAAACTTATAAGCCTTTTTATTCTTTAAAATTAGAATATGCTCCTTTAAAAGACAAGATGTACTTGAACTATATTTCTTTTAACAATCATTTTCAATTAAAAAATAAAGCACGTTTTAAGGTCGAAAAAATCTCATATGATAATGAACGCAATGCTTTTTTGATTCAATTTAATAATCCATTAGTAGCAAGCTATGTTTCTTTTGGAAGTGGAAGAAAATTAATCCCAGCTTCAAATAAGATTAAAAATTATGTATTTAACTATAAGAAAAGAAAGCTAAAAGTTAAGAATATCGAAATGATAAATTATACGCTAATGAGAGTTAATCTTAAGGATAACAAATTTTCTGAAGAACTAAGTGATGAAGGTAATATAACAAAACATCTTAAATATCAAATTCGTAACTTAAGAGATGTATTTGATAGAAAACTTAATAAAACTAAAGAGTTAGAGATATATCAATTTAGAGAGTTTTTTGTCCAAGAAGTATTTCCTAATAAGGAATTACCCAGTAATATCGAATTTGTAAATAAAACGCTACCTCTCTCTCAATCTAAAATTCACAAGTTTGAAGCAAAAAATAAGTATTGGATTAATACTCCTTTACAAGTAATTAAAGATTAATGTATTAAATTAAAAAAGCTCTTATATATCTATATAAGAGCTTTTTTTAAATATTATAAATGAAATAGAATCAATCTAAACTAAATCATTTTCAACTAAATATTCAGCAATCTGTATGGTATTAGTTGCGGCACCTTTACGCAAATTATCACTTACAATCCACATATTAAGTGTATTTGGTTGTGAACCATCACGACGAAGCCTTCCAACAAATACATCGTCTTTTCCATTGGCATAAATTGGCATAGGATATACATTTACATCTGTATTATCTTGAACAACTACCCCCGGTGTTTCACTTAATAGTTGCCTTACTTTGCTCAATTCAAAGTCATTTTCAAACTCTACATTCACAGATTCACTGTGTCCACCAGCGGTGGGTATTCTTACTGCTGTAGCAGTAACAGCTATAGTTTTATCATCAAGAATTTTTTGGGTTTCCCTAACGAGCTTCATTTCCTCTTTAGTATAACCATTCTCTTCAAATATATCACAATGAGGCAATGCATTTTGATGTATAGGATAAGGATATGCCATTTCACCTTTAACACCTGCTAACTCATTTTCTAACTGTTGTACTGCTTTAACACCTGTACCTGTTATAGATTGGTAAGTAGAAATTACCAAACGCTTAATTTTGTATTCTTTATGTAAAGATGATAATGCTAATACCATCTGTATAGTTGAGCAGTTTGGATTAGCAATAATTTTATCTTTTTTAGTAAGTTGAGAAGCATTAATTTCAGGGACAACCAAAGGTTTATTAATATCCATTCTCCAAGCCGAAGAATTATCAACTACAGTAATTCCTGCTTCAGCAAATTTTGGAGCCCACTCTAAAGATGTGCTTCCTCCAGCAGAAAATAATGCAATATTTGGCTGCATTTTAATAGCATCTGCTAAGCCAACAATTTTATATGATTTATTTTTAAATATAATCTCTTTACCGATACTTCGTTCTGAAGCGACAGGAATTAATTCTGTAATAGGGAAATTGCGTTCTTCTAAAATAGTTAACATTACAGTACCTACTAAACCTGTGGCACCAACAACAGCTACTTTCATAGTATTTTTATTTTAATGCAAAAATAAATATTAAAGTGTTAATAAAATGCATAAAAAACGCTTCTTAACAAAGAAGCGTTTTTTGTTAAAATATAAGGTTGGTTATATTTTTTATAAAATTTACTTTTTTAATAAATCTCTAATCTCAGTAAGTAAATCATTATCTGATGGTCCTGCAGGCGGTGCTGGTGCAGGTTCTTCTTTTTTCTTCATTTTATTAATACCTTTTATGATCATAAACATCACAAATGCAACAATAATAAAATCAATAAGATTTGTAACAAAATCTCCCCAAAGAACAGCAACTTCTCCAACAATGTTTCCTGCTTCATCAGCAGTACCTTCTGTAAGAATCCATTTTTGATCTTTAAAATCAGATTTAAAAACTAAACCAATTAAAGGCGAAACGATTCCACCAGTAAATGAAGATACAATTTTGTTAAATGCTGCACCCATAACAAATGCTACAGCAATGTCAACAAGATTGCCTTTCATAGCAAACTCTTTAAATTCTTTTAACATGATTAAATATTTTTAGTTAGTGATTATGATAGCAATTTAATTAAAAAAATGTTAAAATATAGAGCTATCGGTAAAATACGCGTTTTACTCGTTGAGAAACATTAGTAAGCAATTCGTAGGATATAGTATTCAAATTTTCTGCTAAATTCTCTGCAGTATGTTTTTTATCAAATAAAACAACCTCATCTCCTTCTACACAATCAATACCTGTAATATTTATCATGATCATATCCATACAAACATTTCCTATAATTGGAGCTTGTTTTCCATTAACAAATACATAACCATTTTCATTTCCAAATTGTCGGCTAATACCATCTGCATGACCAATAGGAATGGTCGCAGTTTTTTGAAAAGAATCACTTTTATAAGCACGATTATAGCCCACGGTTTCATTTTTCTCAATATGATGAATTTGAGAAATAATAGATTTTAACGATGCTATAGGTTTTAAGTTTTTGCTTTCGTTTTCATCGTTTCCATATCCATATAAACCAATACCACTTCTTACCATACTAAAATGAGCTTCAGGATAATTTAAAATGCCTGAAGTATTACACATATGCAATAAAGGCTGGTCATTTGATATTTTATTGCAGTGATTCACAATATTTTTATAAGTTTCAATTTGTGTTAAAGTAAACTCTTTTTCGTTTAAATCTTCACTAGCTGCTAAATGCGAGAAGATAGACGTTACTTTTACTGCAAGTGTATCTTTTAATTTATCTAACAAATAATTACAATCATTTTCCCAAAACCCTAATCGATTTAGGCCTGTATTAAATTTAATGTGGATAGGGTAATTATTTTGCTTCTCAGTATTGGCAACTTC is from Flavobacteriaceae bacterium and encodes:
- a CDS encoding aspartate-semialdehyde dehydrogenase, translated to MKVAVVGATGLVGTVMLTILEERNFPITELIPVASERSIGKEIIFKNKSYKIVGLADAIKMQPNIALFSAGGSTSLEWAPKFAEAGITVVDNSSAWRMDINKPLVVPEINASQLTKKDKIIANPNCSTIQMVLALSSLHKEYKIKRLVISTYQSITGTGVKAVQQLENELAGVKGEMAYPYPIHQNALPHCDIFEENGYTKEEMKLVRETQKILDDKTIAVTATAVRIPTAGGHSESVNVEFENDFELSKVRQLLSETPGVVVQDNTDVNVYPMPIYANGKDDVFVGRLRRDGSQPNTLNMWIVSDNLRKGAATNTIQIAEYLVENDLV
- the mscL gene encoding large-conductance mechanosensitive channel protein MscL, with amino-acid sequence MLKEFKEFAMKGNLVDIAVAFVMGAAFNKIVSSFTGGIVSPLIGLVFKSDFKDQKWILTEGTADEAGNIVGEVAVLWGDFVTNLIDFIIVAFVMFMIIKGINKMKKKEEPAPAPPAGPSDNDLLTEIRDLLKK
- the alr gene encoding alanine racemase encodes the protein MPKAQETVLEIDLKALKHNFEYLKSKLDHNVKFMAVVKAFGYGSNAIEIAKYLEELKVDYFAVAYVNEGITLREAGIITPILILHPQAVNLKSLIKYSLEPSLYNAKILNEFLEVANTEKQNNYPIHIKFNTGLNRLGFWENDCNYLLDKLKDTLAVKVTSIFSHLAASEDLNEKEFTLTQIETYKNIVNHCNKISNDQPLLHMCNTSGILNYPEAHFSMVRSGIGLYGYGNDENESKNLKPIASLKSIISQIHHIEKNETVGYNRAYKSDSFQKTATIPIGHADGISRQFGNENGYVFVNGKQAPIIGNVCMDMIMINITGIDCVEGDEVVLFDKKHTAENLAENLNTISYELLTNVSQRVKRVFYR